A region of the Pempheris klunzingeri isolate RE-2024b chromosome 6, fPemKlu1.hap1, whole genome shotgun sequence genome:
CATGGGCTTCGTGTTATATCAGAGATTAGGTCTAATAAAACTATTATAACTCTGTGCTGTAACTTTAACACTTCTCTCATGCTGTATGTCCCCTTAAGGCAAATTTTAGGCAACTCTTGCGTCACAGAAAATCTCGACCTCACACACCCCACTGTGGTCTGTCTCTCCTCATGCTATCATGCGCACTAATACCGTAATTACGCTACTGCAGAAAACAATTGGACGCAGCATGCAGCACTGTCAACAACACCTGTTTAACTCTCCGGTCGTTAAAAGTCCATATCATTGCCATCGAAACAACAATTCCCACGATTCATTGCGCGCGTCTTCACGTTCTTCCCCGCCGCCATGGTGACCGAAGGCTCGCTGGGAAGTAGAGTCTCTCCCCCGCATCTCCCATTTTCCACAGGTTTCGCGAGATTTACACAGGCGGGTTGGCGTGTGGCAACATTTCTCTGCCAGACGAACTGAACAATACTGATATGAAATCTGCGTAAAGGTAATGAAAATATGTCCCGAGGGCGAAACACGGCTGTCAGCGCTCAGTTGTTGCTGGTGTTTGTTAACTTAGCTGCCAGCAGGAGCACCGAGGAGCGGTTAACTAGTTAGCTAGCCGCCTCCACTTATCTTACAGTAACATCTGCATTGAGGTAGAGCGAGGACAGACCTACcgtgggaggtggaggtgtgttgGATATAGTCCAGGACAGGTGGTGTACGGTTTGACCTACGGCGTAGTTTATCAGGCTCGCCTTGTCATATTTCATATGTATGTTGCTAATTTATGTAAGTTAATTGCACCAAAATGTAACCGGCTAACGTTACATACTGTTATTCGTCGTATAGAGTGAAATGGCTGACGTTTTCTCCTCAAGTAGAgtcagatacattttttttatataggcTCTTTTGTCATTAACAGAGGCGAGACAGTCTGCTAATGCAATGTGAGTCTCGCCTCAGTAACATTACAAACACTGACCTCCATGTCTGTGTAGTTACAGTAAAAAACCCAGGAAGTTGTTCCATCATGCTGATCTATTGGCTGCTGGAGCTGTCAGTCTCAGCGGAGCAGCTCGCAGCCTGTCACAGGTCTCCGCAGACAGGCTGTCCTCTCAGCTGGAGCACAGGCCTTCCTCATGCTACAgagtctacagtacatgtgaAGTTTGGCGGctgtcacactcactcacataatAACTGAATATTGCCCTGTCTTTCTCTTAATCATTAGCCTTTGAATTTCTGGAGGCATGTCCAAGAAAAGGGGCAGGTATGTAGAAACAATACTACTATATATGTCATCACATGATGCCATGAATGGTGGTTTAGAATATGGTGTAACAGTAAAATTATAATgtcacaaacaactacatgaACATCATTTTATGCTTGGATTAAGCTTGGAGCAATGATTAGCTGCATATGAAATagtaaattaaattacaatgGTAGTAATGTTGCACCTGAATAAGAAAGGTTATTTGACTTTTAACCTGCAGCAACTCTCCAGAAACGGCTCACATGCAAACATTCATGTGTGATCACTGGAGAGTTACGCGGCCTGATATTATAAAGCCTTCTGTATTTGTTTAAGGGGTGCACTTTGTTGTAAAGCTTAACCACAGACACGCAGACCTGCATATCCATCCTGTTTTACCAGGAAGCGGAGTAGCGGGGAGCTGAGTGACATGTTGACCCCGGACCCCAACAGCATTCTGGGAGTCCGCATTCAGCATAACTGGCGTGAGAAGGGGAACCAGAGCAAATGGAAGGGGACGGTGCTTGACAGGCTCAGTGTGAACCCCTCTCTCTTCATGGTGAAGTATGACGGCTTTGACTGCGTCTACGGCATCGAGCTGTTCAAGGATGAGAGAGTGTCGAACCTTCAAGTGCTGTCGGAAAAAGTTGGTGAGTTAGTTAGCCTCTCTTTTTATCTGCGCCCGCTGGTTTTTGAACCACGGCAAATATTCGTCATAGGATAAAGATGATCGCAATATTGGGGTTATAGTTTGCTGTGTTGCTCACTTTTTTTCTACTGCATGCAATTTGCAACTTTGTCTCCACAGTTAACAACAAGATCAAGATACCTCCAGGGGCGGAGGAGCTGGTAGGCAAGGCCGTGGAGCATCTTTTTGaaaaagaagatggagagaagaatgAGTGGAGAGGCATGGTCCTCTCCAGAGCTCCAATCATGACCAACTGGTATTATATCACTTATGAAAAGGACCCCGTTCTTTATATGTACCAGCTGTGGGACGACTACGCTGACGGAGACCTCAGGATTCTGCCTGAAGCAGGTACTGGTAATCTAGATATAACCAAGACAGATTGGTTCTTCACGAAGCTTCATTAAGTCTATTGATAATCTTGTCCTAAGGCTTTACAGCAACTGCTTTGTGACGCGAATTGTTTTTCCACTACGCAAActtgtttaatttatttgggCATGGATACCATGTGAGTGTACCAGCAGTCACGGTGGTTGTCTAAATCTGTATTTATCACAAGTCTCCATCAGGGGGATTGACTCCCATTACCAAAATCATGCTTTCTAAAGGGAAAACTTCTTGCAGCCATGGACACAGATAGTCTTAGAAAAACGTTTTCAAGACTGAATGTTTGTCACCAAAGTTAGCATGTATGAATATTTCTGCCAAAGCTAAATAATCagtaatcaaataataataataatgatctaaTCAGTGCTGTAGCCATGTTTAAACGTACACAAGTTGCTGCTTATAATAATACTCAAAAGTTtgggcacacatacacattcacagcaACTCCAATTTAAGTTCTTCAGTCAGGCGTTTtagtaaaatgtcagaatacaGAAGCATTAGACAGGATACTGaggcttttaaaaacacatgtcCTACTTTTTTGGTATAGTCAATAGAACGATTGTTGAACTGAGATGGTGAACCTTTGTTTTTAGCAGTTTTCATGCAAGTTTTTGTTCAGAGACCAAGTCTCACGACATTATTTTACACTCCCTCTGAGATACTTTAAGTAGGTGGGGTTTGCCGAGTTACGCACAAGCACGTTTCAAAACAAACTCAAATGAaattgtaatgttttaatgtttcactCCTCAGAAAACAAGCacctgttgcctgcagacaggAAGCCGGGAGAGGAGACGGAGAGTCTGGTGGGGAAACAAGTGGAGTATGTTACTGACAAGGGTGTGAAGAGAACAGGCCTGGTCATCTACCAGGTCCCAGCCAAGCCCTCTGTCTACTACATCAAATATGATGATGACTTTCATATCCACGTCTATGACCTGGTCAAAACCACCTAGAGATAGTGGACACTTGATCTCACTCTCCAGCCTCCGTCCATCTGCTTCTGTTTCACACATTGTTATAATCTTGTTATTCAAAGCCATGGCAGGGTTGAATAGTTAATATGCTTTATTATTCAGAAGAAAGTGCAATCTGTTTTCCATATGCACAGCAGAACTGTAGCACCGCTATGCTTGGCTAATTCAAGGAGAGGGAATCGACTTGTTTTAATGTTGCTGCTCTACTTTTTACATTGGACAGTCCAAGATTGCACTGCCCAACAGCCGTTAAGTGCAGTTGTTACTGCATTTGCATTGTTGTCCCTGAGATACTCGCTGATCTGTCCTTTAAAGTAATTATCTTAATTAAATCCCAGTGTGACTAAAAAAGCTGCTATTTTCCTGTGGATCATCTAAATAGCATGATTAACACATTATTTGGGATAAACGTCTTCCACTGACTGATGGATTGAATTAAATGGGCAGATAATTACGTGTACTGTGTTTATCTAACCCAGTTATCAAATTAAGTGTTACCACTGGAAGGGACGAGTGGAAGCAGCATTGCAAATCACCTGAATGGGGCACTGATATTTTCAAAGGCCTTTTAGATTATGTGGAAGTATATTCCTGTACCTTTGCACCATGTTTAGTATTGTCAGATCAGATCCTTTGTACTGGTGATGAGGATGCAGTTTGCTAAATTCTTATTTGAATTTGATCCCACACAAATCATAAAGTGCCTTCCGGCTTGTCATCTTGCAATATTGTACATATCGTATCTCCAACTAGCTACGCTCGACATTAGTCATCGCCTATGAAggttgctattttttttttcgttcAGAAGTGGCGACACTGACAGCTTGAGGAAGGTTTTGCAACTGTAAATTCATATTAGtgctgtgttttgctgttaatGCAGTATAAAAACGTTTAAATATAACATGCATCATCATTAGTTGTATAATCTCACTGTTGATATTGTGGGGAGCACTTTATTGTATAAAGTTTACATGTTTAGGATATGGATCACTTCTTAGTTTCCCCAAAAAGCCTTTTCCTCAAGAGCAAATGTGGCCGAAAAAAATGCTTTACATCACAcgcatgggaaaaaaaaaaagtgttgaaataCATTCAGATGACAGTATTTAATATGTACAACTTGTGTAAAATGCCTTGTAATGTTGCCTGTTGTGATTATTCTCATTTATAGTAATATGAAAACACCACCAGCTTTTAGTGAAAGGTCATTAATATACATAAATTATATactgaatatttaatataacAGGTATAAACAACCGACAATAACTCTGGTTCCAGTCTTTATAACTTTGTCTTGCAAACATGACATGTATGCTTGCAGTTTGGATTTCATCCCAACTTTGTCACTGTCCTAGTTGCTGAATTGGTAACCCTCAGTAAAGTAGTCACTCAGTAAGTATGTATACTGTTATTTTTAGCTGTACAAACTCTGCATGCCTCATCTGAACAGAGTGACTGGGGATTTTCAACGTGTGGCAGAATCAGTACTGTTTGTTTAacccacatttaaaaaaaaaaaacaaacaaaaaaaaaggttaacaCGGTGCTGTGGAGTGTTTCGGTGTTGTGTAATGTGGCATTACAAATGACTGTGCGCTCGTCTTCATGCTTTCAGCTACCTTCTCCTGTTCTAAAGTTGTAGCATCAACAGGCCATTGGTGTCATTATTATTCTGTCATgagtaataaaacatttttgcacatttgtttgGTCGTGTTCTTTGAGCACACTGCCACGATCAACGTGCAGCATATAGTTTgcttaaataaatcaaactgaGGCTGGACGTGTTTTAGgatttatgtattatttagtCACAAAGGTGACCCTGCATATATACACAACAGACATTCTCTCCATAACATTATTTGGGTGGTTTGACAACAAAGGGAGTTAGAGTTGCATACTAGACAGTGTTGGGCTAAATTAAACTTGAGGTTATACACAAAGTGACTGAAGCgacctttttaaaaaagcatttgcTTCCTAGCATTATGTACAGTACACCCCCGACCAATGCCACTTATAACTTAAGGACACAGTACCCATTCAGGAGACTCTCCTTGCAGCCGAATTTCAAAACTTCTCTTCGTGCGTTTTCCTTTATGTTGGGTGTTCCTTCTGTCTTGTGGGGGGCTACAACTTTTGAAGAAGTAATGCCATTTCTCAAGTGCAAAACTCAAAAAGACTGATAACTGTTGGGTTGTCCGGAGAGTTTCTGTTCACTTGGTGAGGTCTTTCACGTACTGCAAACCCTGACTTGTGTATTCATTTGCTTTTGTTGGAGCCTCCGAAAGAGATGAAATTGTTGACCGCACTcctgcaataaaataaaacaatcagtGGCAAAATTTGTGCCTTCCccttaaaagaaaaataaacaagcttTCCAATCAGTTCTTACCAGAGTTCCACGACTGTCTAGGGGAGAATTCAATCTTTGGCATGGATGGAAGCTGAGCCTAAAGAGAGGGGTGATCTATTAGTCTGAAACAGTATAGTTATTGCTGTGCAGTTATGTAAATCTTGTAACACTTCTAAACCAGTACAAAGATAAAATGagtaaattgtgaaaaaaagtGGGAATAGTCATGTTACTCCAGAATAGGGATATAAATTTCataatacagagacagagaggcagcttGCTCCGGAAAGAGCCAAGGGTCATCCCTTGAGGGTCATTGGAGTTTCCCTCCCCTCGGTCCAAGAACTCTTCCAGAGCCGCTGCAGGAGCAGGGCACTGAACATTGTCAGGGACCCCTCACACCCTCTCCAAAAACTCTTTCCACTGCTGCCACCGGGCAAACGGTTCCGTAGCATAAAAGGCAGAACCACCACACTGATCAGCAGCTTTCTCCCACAAGCTGTTAGAGTGCTGAACTGCTGACCTGGAATAGGCTCACTATTGCACTTTAGTTCACATCTGCTGCTTAtggacattttaaacaattcacTGACAATATTGCTGCAATATGTCTCAGGGATGTGTGCCTGCGTGCGTGTGTCCTtgcatagatgtgtgtgttttattttatttttacgtTCCTGGATCTGAGAGAAGTGAGACAAGAGTCTCATTTTGCCTGCACTACTGTTGTATGTACAGCAAAATGGcaataaagtttgatttgatGAAAGATTAGTACCAATCTTCCTATCTTGTGTTGCACTATCATGCCTGCTATTCCGGATCAGAACTGTGATAAGCATGTGCATGTGATCTGTACCTCCAGGCCAAAGTACTTCATCCATTCCTCTATGGCGGGGGGTATTGCAGCCTTGGCCTTCCCCAGAGCCTCTGAGCCCTGCTCACTGCTTCCCAGCAGACCAGAGTCAAAGGCGACGTAGAGAGCTCCTCCAGCAATAGTCACCTTGGTGGCCAGTCTGACAATAGACGAACAGAGGAGGTCAGACTATAAACCAGCATTTCCCACCCCCGAGCCCACTCATTAACATGTCAGACTGACTGAAAACACCACGACATGTTAATTCAACCCTACTGTTGTCACAGTACACGTTTAAATAGCAATGTTGGTTAGCCATTTACAAAACATTAGCTAACGTAGAAAATACGTGCAAGTCCAATGGATATGCTCTGTCGATCTAGACAGAGCACTATAATTTTACTCCTGAGTCATTgaaccaactaactaactagtAAGCCAAGTGGTTTTAGATGGCAACTGAAAACCCCTGGCAGGCAGACTGGCAGGTAACTTAGCCtcagttagctagttagctactGTTCGAGCAGCTAGCACGTAGAGCAGCATTACCTAATGGAAAAATACAGGGGTAATTAAAAATACTAACTTTATTAAGGGCAAGATCCTTGCCGCCATGGTCCACAGCGGTGTAGTTTCCTTTTACGTACTGTTACGCCAAGTATGTCAAAAACGAGCAGGGGTGAAGGCTAACCCTGGCTATCTGGGTAGCGCTAACCTGCTGAAGGACAACCCTACTGGGGCTCTGTGTACAGAGGTTGTGTCAATAAAGTTGCGCTTTCAAAGGCTAACGCTAACTTTATTTAAGAGCCGCAGATTCGTgcttgtctttaaaaaaaaaaaaaaccaaaaaactaaaacatttaaacatttatttgtcGCCTCGCTTAAGTGAATCAGTTATTTTCAGTGAGGTGTTGTTTAAACACCAGACAAATATAAATCGATACTACTGTCTAGGTAGCAGGTCAGGTCTGATTCAGGTTCTATCAACCTCTTATCGGACCAACACCGGGGTGGTCATTCAAGGCAAGAAACCGAGAGAGGAGGGgttacacacattttattggGATTCCTTGTGCAGCCTGTGACAGGCAGACAGTTTTGGAGCTGGGGTTGAGAAAGTCTGTCCTCACTTCTGAACGCTGTAAACAAACAAGTTTCCAAAATGGGAACTCTCGCAAAAATCGTGTTTGCTAGTATATGTGTTGCTTTCCTTGCTGTCAAGTGGACTGCACCTCGTTTTGATGCAGGTAAGAGAGACGCAGCTCTAAAACTCGTGATTATGGTTTGTGCCTTTGTAAAGTGCAATTAATTATCGACGTGGCTGTTAACTTCTTTATTCCTGTGTGTGGTCACTTCAGTAGCTGCAGACATGCAGAGATAGGTCGTAGACGAAGCCATGGCAGTGTTGGATCTACAGGTGGTTGCTCCACACTTGTTGAGTGTTAGTCATTAACAGAATTGTGTGAAGACTGTCAGTGCTAAAATGAGTCAAAGAACCCTTATCTAaggaaaaagaaacttaaaacaGATGACTGCAATGAAAATGACTAATGTCAAATAATAAAGTCAGATGGCCATGCACCAAATTGGGTTATGACACACTGTTGATGGTGATAAAGTACAATAACTTGCCAGCTGACCAGATGAAGTAAAATTtctacctaaaaaaaaaatacttgaattaatgtttttgacTGCTAAGGCTGAGTTTTCTTCTCCCCTTCTTAAGAACCATTTAGATGCAATAAAAAACCATGTAAAACAGCATTAGTGTGTCTGTAATGCGCTcgatttttatattttcaaacgAACAGTTGtgagaatatatatttatacgTACTTGTGCTTTTACTTATACTTTCCAGATTTGTAAAAAAGTGTGAAACCATCCACAGCAGAatgcatatttcatgttttttttgtgtgattctCCACCATGTTTTCAGTATAATTTGGTCATTAAGCTAATCTACAGCTGATTGATGCAATATAAGACCTTTATTGGCCTTTGATGGCTCATTTGAGAAAAAACATCATCAGTAGCAAAAGTGTTCAGAAAACTGTTATCTCTTTACTGATAAGCAGCCATTAAGACAATTGAGTGTAGGCTCTGGCCAATTTACAACATTACAAGATAAAAATTTTATTGATTGATGTTACTAAAAAGCACAGGAACAACAGAGTAATCTGTTATACACCCacaggttttcattttcaagccAAATgcttaaaaatgctaaatttgcACAACACATTAAAAGATATTATTCAAACGGTTATGATCTAATCTTTAATCAGTTGTCTTTACATCAATTGATGGTCTTCATTGCAGTGTGACCCATATAATCGGAGCTGTGCAGCCCAAACTACATGGTTCACGCTTGAATATGGACCATGTAAAGTCATTATGTAGCCGTTTGGGTGACGGGATGCCGTATATGTGTGCTGCTCCGCAATGCACAAAGTATCTGTgcataataatgatgatgaaagttTAATGTACCCTTGGGGACATTTAGAAAAGCACGAACAAACTGAGCGAGTAATCTGTGATAATCTGCCATGCTTTTGGCTTGTGACCGAGAAACCATTTAGGAAGATATTTATCCATGCTGTGAGGATGCAGAGTAGAGCTGGGTTTCCACAAGTAATCATATGATATAGTTTGAGTCAATGCGGCACTGTTAACATACTTAATCATGCGACTTTCAACAGTTGTTCAATGTAGATAGTGTATCGACATTTTATATGACTGCACTGTACAAATGGAGAATGAATTTTGATGATTTGTTTCAGATGCACTCCACATCTATAGACGCACAAGCACGCATTAGCCGGTCTTTATGTGAAGTCTTTATGTGCCTCCATATTTAATGAAGCGTCCATATTTAACGAAGCCACATATCAGGCAGTGTACTTAGTTCACTGAATGTCCTAGGTGTGGCCCTGAGTTGGGGAAGAGAACACTATCAAACACGTCTCTCACCAAAATCTCAATGATGGCAAGCAAAAGAGTGAAGGCACTGAAAGGAGTGATCAGTGCACTGAATGACTTCAGAAAGCGATCGTGTCAAACATAATATCTGACCATTTTATCACTCCATACAAAGAAAGCACAGAGGAGTCTAATGAGAAATTAGTCAAAGTTGAGAAGTTTCAACATGATAAAATAACATATTGAGGACTggatttagtttgttttgtttgtttctatggCAAAGGCCTTTTGAGCTGAATGACTTTACATAAAAGGGGGGATCATGGTTGTATGGATTCAACCTAAGCTTTCCAAGTCATATACCTGTTAGCAGAGATACCAGAGCAGGCAGCATCATTACCAACATTTCATTGGCACTCACTTTTAACTGTTTCTTAATTGTCATCAACACAGGCTGTGGTTACACCCCATACGAGTATAccactgtttttgtgtctcctgTATCTCACAGAATCTCTCAGAGGTGCCAGGGTACTGGTGACCGGGGCCAGCACAGGTATTGGTGAGCAAATGGCATACCACTATGCCCGCTTTGGAGCCCAGGTAGTAATTACAGCAAGGAGGGAGAAAGTGTTACAGCAGGTCAGTGAACTTCTTCGGTTGTTTGAGGTGCCTGCATTGAGCCacaagtgttttctgtttcattttctgcaaTTGTGCTGGACAGTTAATCCATACTTGCTCATCTGGGTTTACAGGTGGCAGAGAAGTGCCTGAGTTTGGGAGCCCAAAAAGCTTTCTACGTAGCGGCTGACATGGCCAATGAGTCAGACCCTGACAAAGTGGTAGATATTGCTCTGGAAAAGCTTGGAGGGTTGGATTACCTGGTTCTCAACCACATTGGGCCGAGCCCCTTCAGCATGTGGGAGGGAGATGTGGAGCACATCAGGTGGCTGATGAAGGTAGTGCAGCTTTTTAAGGGTCTATCAACTTGTGCAAGGAGGGGAATGCACTGATCTTTATATAAGTGTTTGTTTATGGGCTCTTCACAGGTCAATTTCTTCAGCTATATTCAGATGGCCTGGAAAGCTTTGGCCGCCCTTGAACAAAGCAAAGGATCACTGATGATTGTTTCATCACTTTTAGGTAGGTTTGCTATTTTCACACATGTTGAGAACAGCAAAGTATGAAacaaatctatctatctatctatctatctatctatctatctatctatctatctatctatctatctatctatctatctatctatctatctatctatctatctatctattaagACCAAACATTTTCACCCACCAACTACAAATGACTCATTAttctcagtttttatttttagataatAATCATATACTAAATGTCCTTTGTATCACACTTTTTCACAACAATTACTttcaaaggaaaaaataaaaattttgaaATGTGATGTTTCCATGTTTTGACCTTGGACACAGTTGGCAAAAGAATTTTGCCACAACAATCCATTTACTTGCTGTTTTGGGGCTTTCAGTCATATtgcatgatcttcatcagcagtcATGGAATTGTATttccagaagaaaaaaatcgACTAAACACTCTAAGGTCTAGTATGATACTCCTTCTGCTGAAGAAGATCAAGTGATATGATCAAAAACTCAAACTCCTCCACTAAATGGACCTCATAGTGAGACTGTTTTGTAATATGATGAAAAAGGCAGTAAGGCCTATTGGAGATATtgaatattctttattttcctgacatCAGATATGTTTTATTTGCCATTTCATGATCAAATAAACCATAGGAAGGTCTTGTCCACCTCAGATGAGTTTATAAGTAGTCCCGACCACATGTGAAACCACAAGGAAACGTTGTCCTCACTTGTACACATATTGGAAATGTTAAAATACTGGTGAATCCCACAAAAgttattcatttgtatttttgacAGGATCAAGTTTTTGAGTACAAAGGTTTCATACATGAGGCCACAACAGAGTCAGATTTGTGTTGGAAAACCTGACTCTTATCGATGCTTCACAGGTAAAATGACCAGTCCCTTCGTGGCACCGTACACCTCAACAAAATTTGCCTTGAATGGTTTCTTCGGGACTCTTCAGCATGAGCTGGCGATGAGGAAGAGCAACGTGTCCATTTCTATATGCACACTGGGGCTCATTGACACTGAAGCAGCCATGGATAAAGTCAGGTTAGTCAAATATACAGTGAGTGAGAGATATTTGTGAGATATTCGTCTTCCAGCTACGGCAAAATGATCACTAATGCTTTTTTATCTCGATATGCTGCAACTTCTTTGgcatatttttttccctcttgcCATCTAATGTAGTTAAGAGCAGTATTTTTCTCCATCCTAGGGGTGTCACTAAAGTACCGGCCTACCCTGCCACAGATGCAGCCTTGAATATCATCATTACAGGAGCCACAAGACAGCCGGAGCTCTTTTACCCTTGGTTCACCTACATTGTGAATCTTAGTAAAGACTGGTCCTTTTCCATCACAAGCTATATCATCCAGAACTCCTACAACTACAtcccatgaaaaaaacatccatctgTAGTACCATTATGCAGTCAGTAGTTTCAGTACATGGGTTCTTCTTTGGTTAAGAGCTTTCACATCGTATTTATCGTGTATTGATACACACTGGGCTTGGTGGTGCTGTGGATAGTCCTGTCTGTAACTGAGCCATTCCACTACCCAGTTTTAGCCTGAATATTCGAGCACTCACATCTCTTACTTTCCAGTTGGGAAATTGTTTTCCTTGCAGCCAAGTGGATCAGGTTACTTTATAACTATAAAACAACCTGAACCTTGTCCTGTTTTCCCCATCTTTTGGGAGCAGTCCACTTATAAGAGGTCCACGGGGGAGAAAAGCGCACAGTTTAGATTAGTTTCATTTTTGCCTACTTCAAAGAGATTAAAAGGGgttgcaattaaaaaaaaaacaaaaaaactaatccACCTGGTTTTCTACTTAAAAGACAACTAATGGGGATGCACACATTAGGAGAACGTGCTCTTGAGAAACGAGTCAGGAAG
Encoded here:
- the hsd11b1la gene encoding hydroxysteroid 11-beta-dehydrogenase 1-like protein, which encodes MGTLAKIVFASICVAFLAVKWTAPRFDAESLRGARVLVTGASTGIGEQMAYHYARFGAQVVITARREKVLQQVAEKCLSLGAQKAFYVAADMANESDPDKVVDIALEKLGGLDYLVLNHIGPSPFSMWEGDVEHIRWLMKVNFFSYIQMAWKALAALEQSKGSLMIVSSLLGKMTSPFVAPYTSTKFALNGFFGTLQHELAMRKSNVSISICTLGLIDTEAAMDKVRGVTKVPAYPATDAALNIIITGATRQPELFYPWFTYIVNLSKDWSFSITSYIIQNSYNYIP
- the micos13 gene encoding MICOS complex subunit MIC13, producing MAARILPLIKLATKVTIAGGALYVAFDSGLLGSSEQGSEALGKAKAAIPPAIEEWMKYFGLEAQLPSMPKIEFSPRQSWNSGVRSTISSLSEAPTKANEYTSQGLQYVKDLTK
- the LOC139202474 gene encoding spindlin-1-like; the protein is MSKKRGRKRSSGELSDMLTPDPNSILGVRIQHNWREKGNQSKWKGTVLDRLSVNPSLFMVKYDGFDCVYGIELFKDERVSNLQVLSEKVVNNKIKIPPGAEELVGKAVEHLFEKEDGEKNEWRGMVLSRAPIMTNWYYITYEKDPVLYMYQLWDDYADGDLRILPEAENKHLLPADRKPGEETESLVGKQVEYVTDKGVKRTGLVIYQVPAKPSVYYIKYDDDFHIHVYDLVKTT